One Capricornis sumatraensis isolate serow.1 chromosome 8, serow.2, whole genome shotgun sequence genomic region harbors:
- the LOC138084492 gene encoding trafficking protein particle complex subunit 6B-like isoform X1, translating to MADEALFLLLHNEMVSGVYKSAEQGEVENGRCLTKLENMGFRVGQGLIERFTKDTTRFKDELDIMKFICKDSWTTVFKKQIDNLRTNHQGIYVLQDNKFRLLTQMSAGKQYLEHASKYLAFTCGLIRGGLSNLGIKSIVTAEVSSMPACKFQVMIQKL from the coding sequence ATGGCGGACGAGGCGTTGTTTTTGCTTCTGCATAATGAGATGGTGTCTGGAGTGTACAAGTCCGCGGAGCAGGGGGAGGTGGAAAATGGACGCTGTTTAACTAAACTGGAAAACATGGGGTTTCGAGTGGGACAAGGATTGATAGAAAGGTTTACAAAAGATACTACAAGGTTCAAGGATGAGTTAGATATCATGAAGTTCATTTGTAAAGATTCCTGGACTACAGTATTCAAGAAACAAATCGACAATCTAAGGACAAATCATCAGGGCATCTATGTACTTCAGGACAACAAATTTCGCCTGCTTACTCAAATGTCTGCAGGAAAACAATATTTAGAACATGCATCAAAGTATTTAGCATTTACATGTGGCTTAATCAGAGGTGGCTTATCAAACTTGGGGATAAAAAGTATTGTAACAGCTGAAGTATCTTCAATGCCTGCCTGTAAATTTCAAGTGATGATACAGAAGCTATAG
- the LOC138084492 gene encoding trafficking protein particle complex subunit 6B-like isoform X2: MADEALFLLLHNEMVSGVYKSAEQGEVENGRCLTKLENMGFRVGQGLIERFTKDTTRFKDELDIMKFICKDSWTTVFKKQIDNLRTNHQGIYYLAFTCGLIRGGLSNLGIKSIVTAEVSSMPACKFQVMIQKL, translated from the exons ATGGCGGACGAGGCGTTGTTTTTGCTTCTGCATAATGAGATGGTGTCTGGAGTGTACAAGTCCGCGGAGCAGGGGGAGGTGGAAAATGGACGCTGTTTAACTAAACTGGAAAACATGGGGTTTCGAGTGGGACAAGGATTGATAGAAAGGTTTACAAAAGATACTACAAGGTTCAAGGATGAGTTAGATATCATGAAGTTCATTTGTAAAGATTCCTGGACTACAGTATTCAAGAAACAAATCGACAATCTAAGGACAAATCATCAGGGCATCTAT TATTTAGCATTTACATGTGGCTTAATCAGAGGTGGCTTATCAAACTTGGGGATAAAAAGTATTGTAACAGCTGAAGTATCTTCAATGCCTGCCTGTAAATTTCAAGTGATGATACAGAAGCTATAG